The following are encoded in a window of Funiculus sociatus GB2-C1 genomic DNA:
- a CDS encoding SDR family NAD(P)-dependent oxidoreductase, which translates to MKTYTPLSEQVILITGASTGIGAALANYLASQFLGIRLVLAARNQEKLENVATYCRKAGADVLVVPTDIAVCEQGKALANKAVEHFGRVDALVNNAGYGQMGPVELIPTEAVQRQFQVNLLGPLALIQALVPVMRDQGGGRIINISSLGGRLAFPFGGLYSSSKFALEGLSDALRMELDPFNIKVSVIEPGPVTTDFFAVAAQRVEQAVKNPQDTPYRAAFNRLEGLEERTSSRAWTSERVAQVIVRSLTDRNPRPRYIAATGGDILLFLMNKVLPTRAVDAFWKRFYGINEVAKDWQNRG; encoded by the coding sequence ATGAAAACCTATACACCGCTATCTGAACAAGTTATCTTGATTACGGGAGCCTCCACGGGAATTGGTGCTGCTCTAGCGAACTATCTAGCCTCCCAGTTTTTGGGAATACGGTTAGTGCTGGCAGCTCGAAATCAGGAGAAACTGGAGAATGTTGCTACCTACTGCCGCAAAGCTGGTGCAGATGTCCTGGTAGTTCCAACAGATATAGCTGTCTGTGAGCAGGGTAAAGCCTTAGCTAATAAAGCTGTTGAGCATTTTGGGCGAGTTGATGCTTTAGTTAATAATGCTGGTTACGGACAGATGGGGCCAGTAGAGTTAATCCCCACTGAGGCGGTACAGCGGCAGTTTCAAGTAAACTTACTAGGCCCCTTGGCTTTGATTCAAGCTTTAGTTCCAGTGATGCGCGACCAAGGAGGAGGAAGAATTATTAATATTAGTTCTCTGGGAGGACGGCTGGCGTTTCCTTTTGGGGGTTTGTATAGCTCCTCAAAATTTGCTTTGGAAGGACTCAGCGACGCTCTCAGGATGGAATTAGATCCATTTAATATCAAAGTCAGCGTTATTGAGCCTGGGCCAGTTACTACAGACTTTTTCGCCGTCGCCGCCCAAAGGGTGGAGCAAGCTGTAAAAAATCCTCAAGATACGCCTTATCGTGCTGCCTTTAATCGATTAGAAGGACTGGAGGAACGAACCAGTTCTCGTGCTTGGACTTCCGAACGGGTGGCACAGGTAATTGTGCGATCGCTCACAGACCGCAACCCCCGTCCGCGCTATATTGCCGCTACAGGTGGGGATATCTTGCTGTTTTTAATGAACAAA
- a CDS encoding DUF4351 domain-containing protein, producing the protein MAYDNICRYLAVEYPVAFASWLLDTDAIAIQPLPTELNLEPIRSDALYFLPERNQILHLEFQTVPASKPPLPLRMLDYWVRLHRQYECSIEQVVIFLKETSSEAVFVERFAFERTFHSYRVLRIWEQDPARLLSSPGLLPLAVLARTDSQTALLEQIAARVDTIEEPDRQRNISACVEVLARLKFEEDLIRQFLREDLMRESPLYQEILQEGVQQGIQQGKVSLALRQLTRRLGTLPPQLRSQIQQLSIVQVEALGEALLDFSTTQDLVAWLQAYQ; encoded by the coding sequence TTGGCTTATGATAATATCTGTCGCTATCTGGCAGTTGAGTATCCAGTTGCGTTTGCAAGCTGGCTACTCGATACGGATGCGATCGCTATTCAACCCCTTCCGACTGAACTGAATCTTGAACCCATCCGTTCTGATGCCCTTTACTTTCTGCCAGAACGAAACCAGATTCTGCATCTAGAATTTCAGACTGTGCCTGCTTCCAAACCACCTCTGCCTTTGCGGATGCTAGACTATTGGGTTAGGCTGCATCGTCAGTACGAGTGTTCAATTGAGCAAGTGGTGATTTTTTTGAAAGAAACCTCCTCTGAAGCAGTCTTCGTTGAGCGGTTTGCTTTTGAGCGAACTTTCCACTCTTACCGAGTCTTGCGGATATGGGAGCAAGATCCAGCTCGTTTACTGAGTAGTCCCGGACTTCTTCCTCTAGCAGTTTTAGCTCGGACAGACTCACAGACAGCCTTACTAGAGCAAATTGCTGCCAGAGTAGATACGATCGAAGAACCAGACCGACAGCGAAACATTTCTGCTTGTGTGGAAGTGCTGGCAAGGCTGAAGTTTGAAGAAGATTTAATTCGGCAATTTCTCAGAGAGGATCTTATGCGGGAATCACCACTGTATCAAGAAATCTTGCAAGAAGGTGTGCAGCAAGGCATTCAGCAAGGAAAGGTGTCCTTAGCTCTGCGTCAACTCACGCGGCGACTAGGGACGCTTCCACCCCAATTGCGATCGCAAATTCAGCAGCTTTCCATTGTCCAGGTGGAAGCACTCGGTGAAGCTTTGTTAGATTTCTCCACGACACAAGATTTAGTAGCTTGGTTGCAGGCTTACCAATAA
- a CDS encoding ABC transporter permease: protein MDSLITLDITDLAWALGMMAIAIGLSSWQKLGLEGQLAIATGRTIIQLLGVGYVLAFVFAWKNPIAVLAILMVMLSIAAIVARNRIGKKIPQVLPVVWGSILASSALTLGYTTLVIIQPLIWYEPQYLIPLAGIVLGNAMNGAAIAGERLVSTVNASRAEIETHLSLGATPQQAVAQYRRDAIKAGLIPTLNQMMVVGVVTLPGIITGQLLSGVDPLNAASYQILIMFMLAFTNLVTTLLVSQGLCSQFFNNNAQLK, encoded by the coding sequence GTGGATTCTTTAATTACACTTGACATTACCGACCTTGCTTGGGCATTAGGCATGATGGCAATTGCCATCGGTTTATCCAGTTGGCAAAAACTGGGATTAGAAGGGCAACTTGCGATCGCAACTGGTCGTACAATTATCCAACTTTTGGGTGTCGGCTACGTCCTTGCCTTCGTTTTCGCCTGGAAAAATCCAATTGCAGTTCTGGCAATCTTGATGGTAATGCTAAGCATCGCCGCTATTGTCGCCCGTAATCGCATTGGCAAGAAAATTCCCCAAGTTCTGCCCGTAGTTTGGGGGTCAATTTTAGCTAGTAGCGCCCTCACTTTGGGTTATACCACGCTGGTGATAATTCAGCCGCTAATTTGGTATGAACCACAGTATCTAATTCCCCTAGCGGGAATTGTACTGGGAAATGCGATGAATGGAGCAGCGATCGCAGGCGAACGTCTTGTTAGCACCGTCAACGCTAGTCGCGCTGAGATTGAAACGCACCTGAGTTTAGGTGCTACACCCCAACAAGCTGTAGCACAATATCGCAGAGATGCCATCAAAGCCGGGTTGATTCCCACACTGAACCAAATGATGGTTGTAGGTGTGGTGACGCTACCAGGAATTATCACAGGTCAGCTATTAAGTGGTGTTGACCCTTTGAATGCTGCATCTTACCAGATATTGATTATGTTTATGCTTGCTTTCACCAACCTAGTGACAACCCTGTTAGTTAGTCAGGGACTATGCAGCCAGTTTTTCAATAACAACGCCCAACTGAAGTAG
- a CDS encoding aminotransferase class I/II-fold pyridoxal phosphate-dependent enzyme yields MSNIPPLDLSRQYKNISEEVNAAVLDVLASGRYIGGSLVQGFEQQFAAYVGVSECVACNSGTDALYLALRALQIGSGDEVITTPFTFIATAEVISVVGAKPVFVDIDADTFNFDVLQLEKAITDKTRAIIPVHLFGQPVDMTAVMRIAESHNLAVIEDCAQATGAEWADAKIGSIGHVGCFSFFPTKNLGAFGDGGAVTTNDPAIASAIRMLREHGMRDRYYHEETGINSRLDTIQAAILQIKLRHLDTWNDLRRSVAERYHQLLEPVPGVVKPQEIAGGRSVWNQYTIRLTQDSNSAFRDNVRTQLAARGVSSMVYYPLPLHLQPVYKDLGYQAGDFPVTEKVCHEVLSLPIFPELSPEEQEQVVYGLKDCLLIANG; encoded by the coding sequence GTGAGTAACATTCCCCCCTTAGACTTGTCTCGGCAGTACAAAAACATCAGTGAAGAGGTGAATGCAGCTGTTCTTGATGTCTTGGCTTCTGGTCGTTACATTGGCGGTTCTCTGGTTCAAGGCTTTGAGCAACAGTTTGCAGCTTACGTGGGCGTTTCTGAGTGTGTGGCGTGTAATTCTGGCACAGATGCCCTCTATCTGGCTCTACGGGCTTTGCAGATTGGTTCTGGAGATGAGGTGATTACGACACCATTCACCTTTATTGCCACTGCTGAGGTAATTAGTGTGGTGGGAGCCAAGCCCGTTTTTGTTGATATTGATGCCGACACGTTTAATTTTGATGTCTTGCAGCTAGAAAAGGCGATTACGGATAAAACGCGCGCTATTATTCCAGTTCACCTATTTGGGCAACCTGTGGATATGACCGCAGTTATGAGGATAGCTGAGTCTCACAATCTGGCTGTGATTGAAGACTGCGCCCAAGCCACAGGTGCGGAATGGGCAGACGCTAAAATCGGCAGCATCGGTCATGTTGGTTGCTTTAGTTTCTTTCCCACAAAGAATTTGGGTGCTTTTGGTGATGGCGGTGCGGTGACGACTAACGATCCGGCGATCGCTTCCGCTATCCGAATGCTGCGAGAACACGGGATGCGCGATCGCTACTACCACGAAGAAACTGGCATTAATAGCCGCTTGGATACCATACAAGCGGCTATTTTGCAAATTAAGTTACGTCATCTAGATACCTGGAATGACTTGCGCCGTTCGGTTGCTGAACGTTACCATCAATTGCTGGAGCCTGTGCCTGGGGTAGTGAAACCGCAAGAAATAGCAGGGGGGCGCAGTGTCTGGAATCAATACACGATTCGGCTTACCCAAGATAGCAACAGCGCTTTCCGGGATAATGTTCGCACTCAGCTAGCCGCTAGGGGCGTTAGTTCAATGGTTTACTACCCCTTGCCTTTGCACTTGCAGCCTGTTTACAAGGATTTGGGCTACCAAGCCGGGGATTTTCCTGTTACTGAAAAAGTCTGCCACGAAGTTTTATCTTTGCCGATTTTCCCAGAACTGTCCCCAGAGGAGCAAGAGCAAGTGGTCTATGGTTTGAAGGACTGTTTGCTAATAGCTAATGGCTAA
- a CDS encoding DUF561 domain-containing protein codes for MTMNTTLHRAFEQGNVLKIITGLNNFDFSSVAATVKAATLGGATFLDIAADPDLVRMVRQLTNLPICVSAVEPELFVKAVAAGADLIEIGNFDSFYTQGRRFEAPEVMALTQKTRLLLPEITLSVTVPHILELDQQVQLAEALVKAGADIIQTEGGTSSSPTHAGTLGLIQKAAPTLAAAYEISRAVSVPVLCASGISNVTAPMAIAAGAAGVGVGSAINQLNSEVAMVAAVRSLVEALSQVSRQQVRA; via the coding sequence ATGACCATGAATACTACTCTACACCGTGCTTTTGAGCAAGGCAACGTCTTAAAAATTATCACTGGCTTGAATAACTTTGATTTCTCTTCTGTTGCTGCTACCGTCAAGGCTGCAACTCTGGGCGGCGCTACCTTCTTGGATATTGCTGCTGACCCCGACTTGGTGCGGATGGTTCGGCAATTGACAAATTTGCCAATTTGTGTATCTGCGGTAGAGCCGGAGCTGTTTGTGAAAGCTGTTGCAGCAGGAGCTGACTTGATTGAAATCGGCAACTTTGATAGTTTTTATACTCAGGGACGGCGGTTTGAAGCCCCGGAAGTGATGGCGTTGACACAAAAGACGCGATTGCTCCTGCCGGAAATTACCCTGTCTGTCACCGTTCCCCACATTCTAGAGCTAGACCAGCAAGTGCAGTTGGCAGAAGCGTTAGTAAAAGCTGGTGCTGATATTATCCAAACTGAAGGAGGCACCAGCAGCAGCCCCACCCACGCCGGAACACTGGGATTGATTCAAAAAGCCGCTCCCACCTTGGCAGCAGCTTACGAAATTTCCCGTGCTGTCTCCGTGCCAGTTTTGTGCGCTTCGGGCATCTCCAACGTTACAGCACCGATGGCGATCGCTGCTGGTGCTGCTGGTGTCGGTGTCGGAAGCGCTATCAACCAGCTGAATAGCGAAGTGGCAATGGTGGCAGCTGTTCGTAGCTTGGTGGAAGCCTTAAGCCAAGTCAGCCGTCAGCAAGTTCGGGCATAA
- a CDS encoding serine/threonine-protein kinase → MNFPPTNLSTFHSDVLAQTELGQLCGSEQRFRDRYEILRMLGRGGFGVTFLARDATLPGQPLCVIKQLCPKFSDPAGLKTAQKRFEQEAKTLSKLGSHSQVPMLLDYFVEEGEFYLVQEYIRGHTLARLVRRGGSITEEGVKQFLRQILPLLQYIHRNNVIHRDIKPQNIIRCQDDGRLVLIDFGAVKEEISQLGQSGVKGSTTQFIGTVGFAPPEQFSLRPVYASDIYALGVTCLYLLTGKAPLEFESDRATGEIQWQNTVVVSQEFARILNKMLKISLKERFQSAGAIMLAFGWESQDNLSQFMTTVRRPDKSPVENQPEASPSDYIPPTARTAIALRDWKARLQAKQRHQRRSDRGILSSSGNSR, encoded by the coding sequence ATGAATTTCCCTCCCACGAATTTGTCAACTTTTCACTCCGATGTTCTGGCACAGACTGAACTGGGTCAGCTGTGCGGTTCGGAACAGAGGTTTCGCGATCGCTACGAGATCCTGCGGATGCTGGGTAGAGGTGGCTTTGGTGTCACCTTTTTAGCGAGGGATGCAACACTCCCTGGACAGCCGTTGTGCGTGATCAAGCAGCTGTGTCCGAAGTTTAGCGATCCAGCTGGCTTAAAAACGGCGCAGAAACGCTTTGAGCAAGAGGCGAAAACTCTCAGCAAACTGGGAAGCCATTCTCAGGTTCCCATGCTACTAGACTACTTTGTAGAAGAGGGAGAATTTTATCTAGTTCAGGAATATATCCGAGGTCATACCCTGGCTAGACTGGTGAGGCGTGGTGGTTCGATAACTGAAGAGGGGGTGAAACAATTCCTCCGTCAGATTTTGCCATTGTTGCAGTACATCCACCGCAATAACGTAATTCATCGCGATATTAAGCCCCAGAACATCATCCGCTGTCAGGACGATGGTAGGCTGGTGTTGATTGACTTCGGAGCTGTCAAAGAGGAAATTTCCCAGTTAGGGCAATCTGGTGTGAAAGGGTCAACTACCCAGTTCATTGGGACAGTTGGGTTTGCGCCACCGGAACAATTTTCTCTACGACCAGTTTATGCCAGCGATATATACGCACTGGGCGTAACGTGCCTTTACTTGTTGACTGGCAAAGCGCCGTTGGAGTTTGAAAGCGATCGCGCCACAGGTGAGATTCAGTGGCAGAATACAGTGGTAGTCTCGCAAGAGTTTGCCCGAATTCTCAACAAAATGCTGAAAATATCTCTAAAAGAGCGCTTTCAGTCTGCTGGAGCGATTATGCTGGCATTTGGTTGGGAATCGCAAGACAATTTATCGCAGTTTATGACAACTGTGCGCCGTCCAGACAAAAGCCCAGTTGAGAATCAACCGGAAGCGAGTCCATCAGATTATATTCCTCCCACCGCCCGAACTGCGATCGCGCTGCGAGATTGGAAAGCGAGATTGCAGGCAAAACAAAGGCACCAAAGAAGAAGCGATCGCGGTATACTCAGCAGCTCTGGTAATTCTCGTTAA
- a CDS encoding CO2 hydration protein — MVQTPPKPTTKLPPSRHEFAPIIHRLEAGGAMLPDTPENLMQIIGIYKAYAVPMDFYWRDLLYIAERVFLEPFPFFKYFIPKEYLELHNHYAGDDADLRIWRGEATAHPELLEFIEKGELNKKMPKLFHHLWHDRVNMEFAEACMQAMLWHGRDMGWGQFDAYLDSEEYKANADRAIKAYFQGNPAMLGLYKLFPDMFLEQVRQMSYYSNLGLFWEVMAPVFFEMSDIYDEGGFKGVPDAMNFLVNGIFAIAGRPIYHHVYIREQKYEIIPKSKGFMWLYEAALPYVEAVFYRTAPFRGTKSYNAQAKQVPEEQKDFHYGILYADVFPVGTAGIPPTLLMQDMLHFLPDYLKDYYRQHCRGEDDMLIQLGITFQRSMYCVTSAVIQALRTALLYPLDDPNPKHLQANRAFFESQLDRFKRPEARLRDIQSQDYR, encoded by the coding sequence ATGGTACAAACTCCTCCTAAACCCACAACAAAGTTACCTCCTTCGCGGCATGAATTTGCGCCTATAATTCATCGTCTGGAAGCTGGCGGTGCCATGCTACCTGATACGCCGGAAAATTTGATGCAAATAATCGGTATTTATAAGGCTTATGCTGTGCCGATGGATTTCTACTGGCGGGACTTACTTTATATTGCTGAAAGGGTGTTTTTAGAGCCGTTTCCTTTCTTTAAATACTTTATCCCAAAAGAGTATTTAGAACTGCATAATCACTACGCTGGTGATGATGCGGATCTGCGGATATGGCGTGGGGAAGCTACTGCCCATCCGGAACTTTTGGAGTTTATCGAAAAAGGTGAACTCAATAAAAAAATGCCTAAGTTGTTTCACCACTTATGGCACGACAGAGTAAACATGGAGTTTGCCGAAGCTTGTATGCAAGCCATGCTTTGGCACGGTAGAGATATGGGTTGGGGACAATTTGATGCCTACCTGGACTCTGAAGAATACAAAGCAAATGCTGATAGGGCAATTAAGGCTTATTTCCAGGGTAATCCAGCAATGTTGGGACTTTATAAGCTGTTTCCAGATATGTTCTTGGAACAGGTGCGGCAAATGTCCTATTACAGTAATCTAGGCTTGTTCTGGGAGGTGATGGCTCCGGTTTTCTTTGAAATGTCCGATATCTATGATGAAGGCGGATTTAAGGGTGTACCGGATGCGATGAATTTTCTGGTAAATGGTATTTTTGCCATAGCAGGTCGTCCCATCTACCACCACGTTTATATTCGTGAACAAAAGTACGAAATTATCCCAAAATCGAAGGGTTTTATGTGGTTATATGAAGCAGCGCTACCTTATGTGGAAGCTGTTTTTTATCGCACTGCACCTTTCCGGGGTACGAAGTCTTACAATGCTCAAGCTAAGCAAGTACCCGAAGAGCAAAAAGACTTCCACTACGGGATTCTCTATGCTGATGTATTTCCCGTAGGTACAGCTGGTATTCCGCCAACATTGTTAATGCAGGATATGCTGCATTTTCTCCCTGACTATCTGAAGGATTACTATCGTCAACACTGTCGCGGTGAAGATGATATGTTAATTCAGCTTGGTATCACTTTTCAACGTTCAATGTACTGCGTTACTTCCGCTGTAATTCAAGCGTTGCGAACTGCGCTTCTATATCCTTTAGACGACCCAAATCCAAAGCATCTGCAAGCAAATCGAGCTTTCTTTGAAAGTCAATTGGATCGTTTTAAGCGTCCTGAAGCACGTTTGCGAGATATTCAAAGCCAGGATTATAGATAG
- a CDS encoding CDP-alcohol phosphatidyltransferase family protein — protein MTPSPQIQQNNNRFFESLPGLLVAFRAIIAPFLLWDAIDGKTSIWFIVGFVAAFLSDIFDGIIARKLGVSNAKLRQADGWADNCLYGSIVASAWLVHPDIFINFRVPLLMVLVAQLTWWLVNLVKYGKPASYHTYSAKFWGITLFIATVALFGFDYAGITLWLTCIVGTIHSVEEIFMTLILPTWTHDVLSIFHAIDLRQKLTSED, from the coding sequence ATGACACCTTCGCCCCAAATACAACAAAACAATAACCGTTTTTTTGAATCTCTTCCAGGGTTACTTGTAGCCTTTCGCGCTATTATTGCTCCCTTCCTCTTATGGGATGCAATTGATGGCAAAACAAGCATTTGGTTTATCGTCGGTTTTGTGGCAGCATTTCTATCAGATATTTTCGATGGCATCATTGCTAGAAAATTAGGTGTCAGCAATGCTAAACTACGTCAAGCTGATGGTTGGGCTGATAATTGTCTTTACGGCTCTATAGTTGCTAGTGCGTGGTTAGTACACCCCGATATTTTCATTAACTTTCGCGTCCCGTTGTTGATGGTGCTTGTTGCTCAGTTAACCTGGTGGTTGGTTAATTTGGTGAAGTATGGAAAACCCGCCAGCTATCACACTTATTCAGCCAAGTTTTGGGGAATCACTCTTTTCATTGCTACAGTGGCGCTTTTTGGTTTTGATTACGCAGGAATTACTTTATGGCTGACTTGTATTGTTGGCACGATTCACAGTGTAGAAGAAATTTTTATGACACTGATACTGCCAACTTGGACGCATGATGTTTTGAGTATTTTCCATGCGATTGACTTACGCCAAAAGTTGACAAGTGAGGATTAA
- a CDS encoding NADH-quinone oxidoreductase subunit M, with the protein MLSSLIWVPFLGAAIVGFLPNLSANRARLLALSIASGVIVWTLFLLTQFNISNAGFQFSEFIPWIETLGLNYSLGVDGLSVPLVALNSLLTWIVIYSTSEQITRPRLYYSLILLVSAGIAGAFLSQNLMLFVLFYELELIPLYLLIAIWGGTQKRGYAAMKFLIYTAVSGILILAAFLGVTWLGNAPNFDYNPLVTQGLSLNTQLILLTMLLVGFGIKIPLVPLHTWLPDAYVEASPPIAILLGGVLAKLGTYGLVRFGLGMFPEAWVTVAPGLAIIGAFSAAYGALSAIAQKDIKRMVAYSSIGHMGYILLAAAAATPLSLLGAVLQMFSHGLILAILFHLVGIVETKVGTRDLDVLNGLLSPQRGLPLTTGLLVLGGMASAGIPGLVGFIAEFLVLQGSFSAFPIPTLVCVLCSGLTAVYFVILLNRTCFGKLDNASAYYAKVQWVERTPALVLAALIFFLGLQPAWLVRLSETTTTAMGATITTTSNVQVAAKN; encoded by the coding sequence ATGCTCAGCAGTTTAATTTGGGTGCCATTTTTAGGTGCCGCCATTGTTGGATTTTTGCCTAACTTATCCGCTAATCGCGCCCGTCTGCTGGCTTTGAGTATTGCCAGTGGTGTTATAGTCTGGACACTTTTTCTGCTTACCCAATTCAACATTAGTAATGCAGGTTTCCAGTTCTCTGAGTTTATACCCTGGATTGAAACTCTAGGCTTAAATTACAGCCTTGGGGTTGATGGTTTGTCTGTACCGCTAGTGGCGTTAAATAGTCTGCTGACGTGGATTGTTATTTACAGTACCTCAGAACAAATTACTCGCCCCCGCCTGTATTACTCTTTAATTTTGCTGGTAAGTGCGGGAATTGCCGGAGCCTTCCTCTCCCAGAACTTGATGCTATTCGTCTTGTTCTACGAGCTGGAACTTATTCCTCTGTACCTGTTAATTGCCATCTGGGGGGGAACCCAAAAGCGCGGCTATGCAGCCATGAAGTTCCTTATCTACACCGCTGTTTCCGGAATTTTGATTTTGGCGGCATTCTTAGGTGTAACCTGGCTAGGTAACGCTCCCAACTTTGATTACAATCCTTTAGTTACCCAAGGTTTATCCTTAAATACCCAGCTGATTCTACTGACAATGCTCTTAGTAGGTTTCGGCATCAAAATCCCCTTAGTTCCTCTGCATACTTGGTTGCCTGATGCCTACGTTGAAGCTTCCCCCCCCATCGCAATTCTTTTAGGAGGCGTACTGGCAAAATTGGGAACTTACGGTTTAGTGCGATTTGGTTTGGGGATGTTTCCCGAAGCCTGGGTAACTGTAGCGCCTGGTTTAGCGATTATCGGGGCATTTAGTGCAGCTTATGGAGCGCTGAGTGCGATCGCGCAAAAAGATATCAAACGTATGGTAGCCTATAGTTCCATCGGACATATGGGCTACATCCTCTTAGCCGCCGCCGCCGCCACACCTCTCTCGCTACTCGGTGCCGTCTTACAAATGTTTAGCCACGGCTTAATCTTAGCAATCCTCTTTCACCTAGTGGGCATTGTCGAAACCAAAGTCGGCACCCGCGATTTAGATGTCCTCAATGGCTTGCTGAGTCCCCAAAGAGGTTTACCTCTCACCACTGGTTTGCTAGTGTTGGGAGGAATGGCAAGTGCTGGTATCCCCGGTTTAGTGGGATTCATTGCGGAATTTTTGGTACTTCAGGGTAGTTTCTCGGCTTTCCCCATCCCTACCCTAGTTTGTGTTCTCTGTAGCGGCTTAACAGCAGTTTACTTCGTGATTCTGCTCAATCGCACCTGTTTCGGCAAACTAGACAACGCCAGCGCATACTATGCAAAAGTGCAATGGGTAGAACGTACGCCAGCGTTAGTATTAGCAGCCCTGATTTTCTTTTTAGGATTGCAACCCGCTTGGCTAGTACGCTTAAGTGAAACCACAACAACTGCAATGGGTGCCACAATTACCACTACTAGCAACGTGCAAGTAGCTGCCAAAAATTAA